In one window of Phoenix dactylifera cultivar Barhee BC4 unplaced genomic scaffold, palm_55x_up_171113_PBpolish2nd_filt_p 002061F, whole genome shotgun sequence DNA:
- the LOC103723256 gene encoding armadillo repeat-containing protein 7 yields the protein MFTNDQRQLERTGKYGTPRVQYLQELVTEFQGTSKEESKERIVAHLANFAYDPYNYTFLRQLNVLELFLDCITEPNEKLVEFGVGGICNSCVDPANSAVIIQWGGIPLIVQCLSSPVRNTVSYALGALYYLCNPSTKKEILKPEVVEVIRKYAAAEGVNVTFSNLANAFLDKHVNQ from the exons ATGTTCACCAATGACCAGAGACAGTTGGAGCGCACTGGGAAATACGGCACTCCCAGGGTTCAATACCTCCAG GAGCTTGTGACCGAGTTTCAGGGCACATCCAAAGAAG AATCGAAAGAGAGAATTGTTGCCCATTTGGCTAACTTCGCATACGACCCCTACAATTATACATTTCTGCGCCAG CTTAATGTTTTGGAGCTATTCCTCGATTGTATAACGGAGCCAAATGAAAAATTAGTTGAATTTGGGGTTGGCGGTATCTGTAACTCATGTGTTG ATCCAGCGAATTCTGCAGTTATTATCCAGTGGGGTGGAATCCCTTTGATCGTACAATGCTTATCTAGCCCCGTTAGAAACACT GTGAGTTATGCTCTTGGAGCTCTATACTATCTCTGCAATCCTTCTACTAAGAAAGAGATCCTGAAACCAGAAGTTGTTGAAGTAATAAGAAAATATGCTGCAGCTGAAGGTGTTAATGTGACTTTCAGCAATCTGGCCAATGCATTTTTGGACAAGCATGTAAACCAATGA
- the LOC103723254 gene encoding cell division cycle 20.2, cofactor of APC complex-like, which produces MDAGSFSSCISSEKARPASRHPLREGGSRPYMPSLLSSSKDFSSRQSGGDRFIPDRSAMDFDMAYYLLTERRKEKENAAAASPSKGTYRRLLAKNLLNNRTRILAFKSKPQAPAEGILQETHSNAASHPSKSAKPQRHIPQSAERILDAPDLVDDYYLNLLDWGSSNVLSIALGNTVHLWDASDGSTSELFTVDEDVGPVTSVSWAPDGRHIAAGLNSSDIQLWDSSSGNLLRTLRGVHGSRVGSLAWNNNILTTGGMDGKIVNNDVRVRSHIVQTYRGHQREVCGLKWSGSGQQLASGGNDNLLHIWDLSMASSNSSPGQNQWLYKLEDHMATVKALAWCPFQSNLLASGGGSGDRCIKFWNTRTGVRLNSVDTGSQVCSLLWNKNERELLSSHGSTQNQLTLWKYPSMVKIAELTGHTSRVLFMVQSPNGRTVASLAGDETLRFWNVFGTPEAPKPAAKTASTGPFSSFSHIR; this is translated from the exons ATGGATGCCGGAAGTTTCTCTTCTTGCATCTCTTCCGAGAAGGCCCGGCCTGCATCTCGCCACCCTCTTCGAGAAGGCGGTTCAAGGCCTTACAtgccttctctcctctcttcatcGAAGGATTTTTCTTCCCGGCAGAGC GGAGGAGATAGATTCATTCCGGACCGGTCTGCCATGGATTTTGACATGGCCTACTACCTGCTaacagagagaaggaaagagaaggagaacGCTGCAGCTGCATCCCCATCCAAAGGGACATACAGAAGGCTTCTTGCCAAGAATCTTCTGAATAATAGAACTCGAATTCTTGCTTTCAAGAGTAAGCCCCAGGCACCTGCGGAAGGTATCCTCCAAGAAACCCACTCCAATGCCGCTTCCCATCCGTCTAAGTCTGCAAAGCCACAGAGACACATTCCCCAG TCTGCTGAGAGGATTCTTGATGCACCAGACCTTGTTGATGACTACTATCTGAATCTGCTGGATTGGGGAAGCAGCAATGTTCTGTCGATCGCCCTTGGGAACACGGTGCATCTCTGGGATGCTTCAGATGGATCTACGTCCGAGCTTTTCACCGTGGACGAAGATGTGGGTCCTGTCACTAGTGTCAGCTGGGCTCCTGATGGGCGCCATATTGCTGCTGGTTTGAACTCCTCCGACATCCAATTGTGGGACTCGAGCTCCGGCAACCTG TTGAGAACTTTGAGAGGAGTCCATGGATCTCGAGTTGGATCTCTTGCTTGGAATAACAACATACTCACAACAGGGGGGATGGATGGAAAGATCGTTAATAATGATGTGAGAGTAAGGTCGCACATTGTGCAGACCTACCGAGGACACCAGCGAGAGGTCTGCGGGTTGAAGTGGTCAGGCTCAGGACAGCAGTTGGCGAGTGGAGGCAATGACAACCTGCTTCACATATGGGACCTATCCATGGCCTCTTCAAATTCATCTCCAGGCCAGAATCAGTGGCTCTACAAGTTGGAGGACCACATGGCTACGGTTAAGGCCCTTGCTTGGTGTCCCTTCCAGAGCAACTTGCTCGCATCCGGTGGCGGCAGCGGCGACCGGTGCATCAAGTTTTGGAACACCCGTACCGGGGTCCGGTTGAATTCAGTGGACACCGGCTCCCAAGTGTGCTCCTTGTTGTGGAATAAGAACGAGCGCGAACTGCTGAGCTCTCATGGCTCTACTCAAAACCAACTGACTCTCTGGAAGTACCCTTCGATGGTGAAGATTGCGGAGCTCACGGGCCATACTTCTCGGGTTCTCTTCATGGTTCAG AGTCCAAATGGGCGCACAGTGGCATCTCTGGCGGGGGATGAAACGTTGAGATTTTGGAATGTATTTGGAACTCCTGAAGCACCAAAGCCTGCTGCAAAGACAGCTAGTACAGGACCCTTCTCTAGTTTTAGTCACATTAGGTGA